The Flaviramulus sp. BrNp1-15 genome has a window encoding:
- a CDS encoding response regulator transcription factor has product MANLTKILLAEDEPALGQIIKESLETRNFKVLLCENGEVALKTYQRETPKLLVLDVMMPKKDGFTLAKEIREIDDSIPIIFLTAKSQTQDVVEGFTIGGNDYLKKPFSMEELIVRINNLLHRTKEQKHSEILEIGNFIFNFPKQTLQFKTEEKVQLTHREAHLLFYLIKNKNKVLDRSLILTKLWGSDDFFNARSMDVFITKLRKKLKHDANVEIINVRGFGYKLIC; this is encoded by the coding sequence ATGGCTAATCTTACGAAAATATTATTAGCAGAAGACGAGCCTGCTTTAGGGCAAATCATAAAAGAAAGCTTGGAAACAAGAAACTTTAAGGTTTTACTTTGCGAAAATGGTGAAGTTGCCCTTAAAACCTATCAGAGAGAAACTCCAAAGTTGTTAGTTCTAGATGTTATGATGCCTAAGAAAGATGGGTTCACATTGGCTAAAGAAATTAGAGAAATAGATGATTCTATCCCTATTATTTTTTTAACTGCAAAATCGCAAACTCAAGATGTAGTTGAAGGTTTTACAATTGGCGGAAACGATTATTTAAAAAAGCCATTTAGTATGGAAGAATTAATTGTTAGAATCAATAATTTATTACATCGAACTAAAGAGCAAAAGCATTCAGAAATATTAGAAATTGGAAATTTTATATTTAATTTCCCAAAGCAAACACTTCAATTTAAAACAGAAGAAAAAGTTCAATTAACACATCGAGAAGCTCACTTATTATTTTATCTCATTAAAAATAAAAACAAAGTTTTAGATCGGTCATTAATACTAACCAAACTTTGGGGAAGTGACGATTTTTTTAATGCTAGAAGTATGGATGTATTTATTACTAAACTTAGAAAAAAACTTAAACATGACGCTAATGTTGAAATTATTAACGTTCGTGGGTTTGGGTATAAACTAATTTGTTAA
- a CDS encoding sensor histidine kinase KdpD, producing the protein MNASRYKLILYVIALVSVSTIGLQFFWNYKNFKQNKLQVINDIQLCLDNAVDTYYTDLAKENYLAIVPNNSSENKTAFGDNHYSKTDKKGVKHNISVGITSVELSDIEQNHKKNIDSIFFDISKGLSEAIDTSKFQKFTQLKDDGTALTINKSGLIEKAAYFRGKKATDSLKLINNLKTIFISFQSDSLDYKKIDSLLHYQFNQKNFNLNYSLNHLENDKIIFSKDSLTLFPLSTTTNSNYLKPQETIQLVYSNPFKETFARSLGSIFLSTILVLAVISSLFYLLKIIKNQKQLAEVKNDLISNITHEFKTPIATIGVALESISGFDVIEDKEKTKKYVNMSSTQLSKLNVMVEKLLETATLDIKSLELNKEDINLFELLDTMVNRYKIQHQTKTFTTNFKVENLSIQVDAFHFENALNNILDNAIKYGGGKIFINLIIKSNFVEIQFSDNGNALNKDNKNRIFEKFYRIPKGNTHDVKGFGIGLYYTKSIIEKHGGTIQLDLKNNLTTFKITLPNG; encoded by the coding sequence ATGAATGCATCAAGATATAAATTGATATTATATGTTATAGCCTTAGTTTCTGTAAGTACTATTGGGCTTCAGTTTTTTTGGAATTACAAAAATTTCAAACAAAACAAACTACAGGTAATTAATGATATTCAATTGTGTTTAGACAACGCTGTTGATACTTATTATACCGACTTAGCAAAAGAAAATTATTTAGCTATTGTACCTAACAATAGTTCTGAAAATAAGACTGCATTTGGTGATAATCATTATTCTAAAACTGATAAAAAGGGTGTCAAACATAATATTAGCGTTGGGATAACTTCAGTAGAACTTAGTGATATTGAGCAAAATCACAAAAAAAATATCGATTCGATCTTTTTTGATATTTCTAAAGGTCTAAGTGAAGCTATTGATACTTCAAAGTTTCAAAAATTTACTCAACTTAAAGATGATGGTACTGCACTAACCATTAATAAATCTGGGTTGATAGAAAAAGCAGCTTATTTTAGAGGTAAAAAAGCCACAGATAGTTTAAAGTTAATTAACAACTTAAAAACCATTTTTATTTCTTTTCAATCAGACTCCTTAGATTATAAAAAAATCGACTCTTTATTACATTATCAGTTCAATCAAAAGAATTTTAATTTAAATTATAGTTTAAACCATCTTGAAAACGATAAAATCATTTTTAGCAAAGACTCCTTAACACTTTTCCCGCTTTCTACAACTACAAATTCAAATTACTTAAAGCCACAAGAAACTATTCAATTAGTATACAGCAATCCGTTTAAAGAAACTTTTGCAAGAAGTTTAGGCAGCATTTTTCTTTCTACCATTTTAGTTTTAGCTGTAATAAGTAGTCTTTTTTATCTTTTGAAAATTATTAAAAATCAAAAGCAATTAGCCGAAGTAAAAAACGATTTAATTAGTAATATTACACACGAGTTTAAAACACCGATTGCAACAATAGGTGTAGCTTTGGAGAGTATTAGTGGTTTTGATGTAATTGAAGACAAGGAGAAAACTAAGAAATATGTAAATATGTCTTCAACCCAGCTTTCAAAATTAAATGTAATGGTTGAAAAACTACTTGAAACAGCAACTTTGGATATTAAAAGTTTAGAATTAAACAAAGAAGATATTAATTTGTTTGAGTTACTTGATACTATGGTAAATCGTTATAAAATTCAACATCAAACCAAAACATTTACAACAAATTTTAAAGTTGAAAACTTATCAATTCAAGTTGATGCTTTTCATTTTGAAAATGCACTTAACAATATTTTGGATAATGCTATTAAGTATGGAGGTGGTAAAATTTTTATAAACTTAATTATTAAATCAAATTTTGTTGAAATACAATTTTCCGATAACGGAAACGCATTAAATAAAGACAACAAGAACCGAATTTTCGAGAAGTTTTATCGTATACCCAAAGGAAATACTCATGATGTAAAAGGGTTTGGTATTGGACTTTATTATACAAAATCCATTATTGAAAAACATGGAGGAACTATACAACTAGATTTAAAAAATAACCTAACCACTTTTAAAATCACTCTGCCTAATGGCTAA
- a CDS encoding GLPGLI family protein, producing MKINYVCFFLLLTISNAIAQEFQGIATYKSHRKVDLKISSKNENSEMKKQIQEQLRKQFQQEYTLTFNKNESIYKREEKLQTPQPAQSGFRIQIAQGSDIMYKNIKENRYTNKTEIFGKLFLIKDTLNNIEWQLVNETKNIGDYTCFKAVFNEEFTTQTLTEEGEIETVTKPRTTTLWYTPQIPINNGPAEYYGLPGLILEVNDGDLTLVCTKIIINPEERVSIEEPTKGKEVSQVEFEEIQDKKSKEMMEQYQSRKGNNDGNRVMIRIGG from the coding sequence ATGAAAATTAATTACGTGTGCTTCTTTTTATTACTAACTATTAGTAATGCTATTGCACAAGAATTTCAAGGAATTGCCACTTACAAGTCGCATAGAAAAGTAGATTTAAAAATAAGTAGTAAAAATGAAAACTCTGAAATGAAAAAGCAAATACAAGAACAATTGCGTAAACAATTTCAGCAGGAATATACACTTACTTTTAATAAAAACGAATCTATTTATAAAAGAGAAGAAAAATTACAAACTCCACAACCCGCACAATCTGGATTTAGAATTCAAATTGCACAAGGTTCAGATATTATGTATAAGAATATAAAGGAAAATAGGTATACCAATAAAACTGAAATATTCGGAAAACTATTTTTAATAAAAGACACCTTAAACAACATAGAATGGCAGCTTGTTAACGAAACCAAAAACATTGGTGACTACACTTGCTTTAAAGCTGTTTTCAATGAAGAATTTACTACACAAACATTGACAGAAGAAGGTGAGATAGAAACTGTAACTAAACCCAGAACAACTACACTGTGGTACACACCACAAATACCAATTAACAATGGTCCCGCAGAATATTATGGTTTACCAGGGTTAATTTTAGAAGTGAATGATGGAGATTTAACTTTAGTTTGTACTAAGATTATTATCAATCCTGAAGAAAGAGTTTCTATTGAAGAACCAACAAAAGGTAAGGAGGTGTCTCAAGTAGAATTTGAAGAAATTCAAGATAAGAAATCTAAGGAAATGATGGAGCAATATCAATCTAGAAAAGGTAATAATGATGGAAATAGAGTTATGATTAGAATTGGTGGTTAA
- a CDS encoding GLPGLI family protein translates to MKTYLTTVCFTILLLFSFNNLTQAQDFKGVATYQTKTTLKLDNFGNRQLSEQQKKEMMERMKSFLEKTYTLTFTQSESIYKEEEKLEVSAGGRGRGFMFGGGGGSGPIYKNIKEKQFLQEQEFLGKQFLIKDSLKTITWKMGSESKQIGQYLCFKATATKPVEGFDWQRNRPGRDNENKEVEKPTDSTTITEEAKNKEETPREIEIVAWYTPQVAVSQGPAEYWGLPGLILELSADNTTMLCTKIVINPAESDEIKSLTKGKEVTKEEYNEIMTVKMQEMREVFRRRRNN, encoded by the coding sequence ATGAAAACTTATTTAACTACTGTTTGCTTTACAATTCTATTACTTTTTTCTTTCAATAATTTAACCCAAGCTCAAGACTTTAAAGGTGTAGCTACCTATCAAACCAAAACAACTTTAAAGTTAGATAATTTTGGTAATCGTCAATTAAGCGAGCAACAAAAAAAGGAAATGATGGAACGTATGAAAAGCTTTCTAGAAAAAACATACACGTTAACGTTTACTCAATCAGAGTCTATTTACAAAGAGGAAGAAAAATTAGAAGTTTCAGCTGGAGGTAGAGGAAGAGGTTTTATGTTTGGTGGCGGTGGTGGTTCTGGCCCGATATACAAAAACATAAAAGAAAAACAATTTTTACAAGAACAAGAGTTTTTAGGAAAACAATTTTTAATTAAAGACTCATTAAAAACTATTACATGGAAGATGGGAAGCGAATCAAAACAAATTGGACAATATTTATGTTTTAAAGCTACTGCAACTAAGCCTGTTGAAGGTTTCGATTGGCAACGTAACAGACCTGGAAGAGATAATGAAAATAAAGAAGTAGAAAAACCCACAGATTCTACAACAATCACTGAAGAAGCTAAAAACAAGGAAGAAACGCCAAGAGAAATTGAAATTGTTGCTTGGTATACACCACAAGTAGCAGTAAGTCAAGGACCCGCAGAATATTGGGGATTACCAGGTTTAATTTTAGAACTAAGCGCAGATAATACTACCATGTTATGTACCAAAATTGTAATAAATCCTGCCGAATCTGATGAAATAAAATCACTAACCAAAGGAAAGGAAGTTACCAAAGAAGAATACAACGAAATTATGACTGTAAAAATGCAGGAAATGAGAGAAGTGTTTAGAAGACGAAGAAACAACTAA
- a CDS encoding TonB-dependent receptor, producing the protein MKQLFMLVILLATSISFSQIKIEGVVKDSIGDPLELVNVIAINQETKGLESYGITNEAGRYKLSLSKNTSYSLQVSYVGMKTATETISTKEEDIVKDFTLQNDNALDAIELTYEMPVTVSGDTLIYNADSFKTGTERKLEDVLEKLPGVEINDDGQIEVEGKVVSKVMVDGKDFFDGDTKLATKNIPSNAVDKVQVLKNFAEVGQLSGVTNNQDNVAINIKLKEGKENFWFGNITAGGGASDNNGLYIIQPKLFYYSPKYSINFIGDLNNTGEVAFTRRDYFNFSGGFRSPSRSSGTNLNLGSNNLGFLTLQNNRAKDINTKFGAANFSYSPKKTLDISGFAIFSNSKTELQENNSVQYTDESLGIPDEDTESNTMQRSDLGMLKLSAKYKPNLSNQLDYDILGRISKESQDQGFFSSVLGNIDQVENTSPYSINQNVNYYYTLDENNIFALEAQHLLQDEDPFYNAILEDKNNYQTTADALGLDGNQSVYNIAQDKRVKSNQLDAKLDYWNVLNQKSNINLTFGTILSKQQFNSEIFQFLDDGSEFNPIFNDGMLTNDTDYNFSDLYLGMHYQFKKGIFTFNPGVSAHAYSIKNIQFGETYKDDFFRILPDFDMRIQLKKSENISLRYSMQTQFTDVTNLARGLVLNNYKSLYFGDEALDNAISHNVNLSYFSFNMFNYTNVFANLNYSKSIDQIRNLSNFESVIRTSSPFNSSFADENFSARGRFQRRFGKLQASINGNFNYSKFNQFIQNQRSVNENYSQTYRTELRTNFRDAPNVEIAYRYTIADNDQGTSRTKFYTKAPSIEFDAYIWKKLTFKTDYSYNNFSDENGTINSFDFWNASLSYRKDKDAKFEYELKATNLLNTKSTSQSNNSAFSVSATEYFIQPRFLTFRLRYEL; encoded by the coding sequence ATGAAACAACTTTTTATGCTGGTTATATTACTGGCAACAAGCATATCTTTTTCACAAATAAAAATTGAAGGCGTTGTAAAAGATAGTATTGGCGACCCATTAGAGTTGGTAAATGTAATTGCTATAAATCAAGAAACAAAAGGATTGGAATCTTATGGTATTACTAATGAAGCGGGTCGTTATAAACTTTCTTTATCAAAAAACACTTCTTATAGCTTACAAGTAAGCTATGTGGGTATGAAAACCGCTACCGAAACTATTAGCACAAAAGAAGAAGACATTGTTAAAGATTTCACCCTTCAAAATGACAATGCATTGGATGCAATTGAACTAACTTATGAAATGCCTGTAACGGTGAGTGGAGATACTTTAATTTATAATGCAGATTCTTTTAAAACCGGAACAGAAAGGAAACTTGAAGATGTTTTAGAAAAATTACCTGGTGTTGAAATTAATGATGATGGGCAAATAGAAGTTGAAGGCAAAGTGGTTTCAAAAGTAATGGTTGACGGTAAAGATTTTTTTGATGGTGATACTAAACTGGCTACAAAAAACATTCCTTCAAACGCTGTAGATAAAGTTCAAGTGCTAAAAAACTTTGCAGAAGTTGGTCAGTTAAGTGGTGTAACTAATAATCAGGACAATGTTGCTATTAATATTAAACTAAAAGAAGGTAAAGAAAATTTTTGGTTTGGTAATATTACTGCTGGTGGTGGTGCATCAGATAATAATGGATTATATATAATTCAACCCAAGCTATTCTATTACAGTCCAAAATATAGCATTAATTTTATAGGAGATTTAAATAACACTGGCGAGGTAGCTTTTACAAGACGTGACTATTTTAATTTTTCAGGTGGCTTTAGAAGCCCAAGTAGAAGCAGTGGAACCAACTTAAATCTAGGAAGCAATAACTTAGGGTTTCTAACACTTCAAAACAACAGAGCAAAAGACATTAATACAAAATTTGGAGCAGCAAATTTTAGTTATTCTCCAAAAAAGACTTTAGACATAAGTGGGTTTGCTATTTTCTCTAACAGTAAAACAGAATTGCAAGAGAATAATTCTGTACAGTACACAGACGAAAGTTTAGGTATTCCAGATGAAGACACAGAAAGTAATACCATGCAGCGTAGCGATTTAGGCATGCTTAAATTAAGTGCAAAATATAAACCAAACCTTAGTAACCAATTAGATTATGATATTTTAGGTAGAATTTCAAAAGAGTCACAAGACCAAGGATTTTTCTCATCTGTTTTAGGAAATATTGATCAAGTTGAAAACACTAGCCCTTACAGTATTAATCAAAATGTTAACTATTACTACACACTTGATGAAAATAATATTTTTGCTCTTGAAGCACAACATTTGTTGCAAGATGAAGATCCTTTTTATAATGCTATTTTAGAAGACAAAAACAATTATCAAACTACAGCAGATGCATTAGGTTTGGATGGAAATCAATCGGTTTACAATATTGCTCAAGATAAACGAGTAAAATCAAATCAATTAGATGCAAAATTGGATTATTGGAATGTGTTAAACCAAAAAAGTAATATCAATTTAACTTTTGGTACTATTTTAAGCAAGCAACAATTCAATTCAGAAATTTTTCAATTTCTAGATGATGGTTCAGAATTCAATCCAATATTTAATGATGGTATGCTTACTAATGATACCGATTATAATTTTAGCGACCTCTATTTAGGAATGCACTATCAATTTAAAAAGGGAATTTTCACTTTTAACCCTGGAGTATCTGCACATGCTTATAGTATAAAAAACATACAATTTGGAGAGACATATAAGGATGATTTCTTTAGAATTTTGCCTGATTTTGACATGCGTATCCAACTAAAAAAGAGTGAGAACATATCGCTACGCTATAGTATGCAAACCCAGTTTACAGACGTTACTAATTTGGCCAGAGGCTTAGTTTTAAACAATTATAAATCACTTTATTTTGGTGATGAAGCTTTAGATAATGCCATTTCACACAATGTAAACCTGTCTTACTTTAGTTTTAACATGTTTAATTACACGAATGTATTTGCAAATTTAAATTATTCTAAAAGTATTGATCAAATAAGAAATTTGAGCAATTTTGAAAGTGTAATACGTACAAGCTCACCATTTAACTCTTCTTTTGCTGATGAAAATTTTTCAGCAAGAGGACGTTTTCAAAGGCGTTTTGGCAAACTTCAAGCATCTATAAATGGTAACTTTAATTACTCTAAATTCAATCAATTTATACAAAATCAACGTTCAGTAAACGAAAATTACTCACAAACTTATCGTACTGAATTACGAACTAATTTTAGAGATGCACCAAATGTAGAGATTGCTTATCGTTATACGATTGCAGATAACGACCAAGGTACTTCTAGAACAAAGTTCTACACCAAAGCCCCATCTATAGAGTTTGATGCCTACATCTGGAAAAAATTAACGTTTAAAACAGATTATTCGTATAATAATTTTAGTGATGAAAATGGTACAATTAATAGTTTTGATTTTTGGAATGCCTCTCTTTCGTACAGAAAAGACAAAGACGCAAAATTTGAATACGAACTTAAAGCCACAAATCTATTAAATACTAAATCAACATCACAAAGTAATAACAGTGCTTTTTCAGTAAGTGCAACCGAGTATTTTATACAACCTAGATTTTTAACATTTAGATTGCGCTACGAATTATAA
- a CDS encoding glycoside hydrolase family 11 protein, which produces MKKLNFYKIISVLSFTFITLFLGCKDLNSQTFCIEDSDQIEGVKDGYRYELWNQNAEGTACMTIGEGATFSGEWTNILNYLARRGLSYDQTQEHEEIGEFFTTYNCNYKLKTEAGNSYLSVYGWTIEPLAEYYIIEDWRNWIPSMAKGSKLKGTIEVNGSVYDIYETIRVNQPSIVGDTTFPQYFSIRRDVRNSGTINISEHFKKWESLGMEMGKMHEVSFVVEGYKSHGSFDFTELDVVVEKK; this is translated from the coding sequence ATGAAAAAATTAAATTTTTATAAGATAATATCAGTATTAAGTTTTACGTTTATTACTTTATTCCTTGGCTGCAAAGACTTAAATTCTCAAACATTTTGTATTGAAGATTCTGATCAAATTGAAGGTGTAAAAGATGGTTATCGGTATGAACTTTGGAATCAAAATGCTGAAGGAACTGCATGTATGACTATTGGGGAAGGTGCTACTTTTAGTGGAGAATGGACAAATATTTTAAATTATTTGGCACGACGAGGGTTAAGTTATGACCAGACACAAGAGCATGAGGAAATAGGTGAATTTTTTACTACATATAATTGCAATTACAAACTAAAAACAGAAGCAGGAAATTCCTATTTATCGGTTTACGGTTGGACTATTGAACCATTGGCAGAATATTATATTATTGAAGATTGGCGTAATTGGATCCCTTCTATGGCAAAAGGCTCAAAACTAAAAGGTACAATCGAGGTTAACGGAAGTGTTTATGATATTTATGAAACTATAAGGGTTAATCAGCCATCAATAGTTGGTGATACAACGTTTCCACAATATTTTAGTATTCGTAGAGATGTTAGAAATAGTGGTACAATAAACATCTCTGAACACTTCAAGAAGTGGGAATCTTTGGGTATGGAAATGGGAAAAATGCACGAAGTTTCTTTTGTTGTTGAAGGTTATAAAAGTCATGGTAGCTTTGATTTTACAGAGTTAGATGTTGTTGTTGAAAAGAAGTAA
- the argH gene encoding argininosuccinate lyase: MKLWDKGISIDKKIEQFTVGNDREIDIHIAKYDVQASKAHAKMLQKAGIITVEELVELLRGLKVLEDQIDNGTFVIDEQFEDVHSKIEFELTKSLGDVGKKIHTARSRNDQVLVALHLYYKENLSLVKEKTKTLFETLLSLSDTHKDRVLPGYTHLQVAMPSSFGLWFSAYAELMIDDVYLLNAAIKTVDQNPLGSAAGYGSSFPIDRAFTTKEMGFETLKYNVVAAQMARGKNERTISAALGGLCNTMSRFAMDVCLYMSQNFGFISFPDELTTGSSIMPHKKNPDVFELIRGKCNKIQALQSEMILITNNLPSGYHRDFQLLKENIIAAFEDVKDILDIFNYSIQQIIVKDIDINDDKYKYLFTVDNINTLVENGMSFREAYQKIGGQVQDGTYVPDTSKKHTHIGSIHNLCLEEIRLKFPK, translated from the coding sequence ATGAAACTCTGGGATAAAGGCATATCAATCGATAAAAAAATAGAACAATTTACTGTAGGTAACGATAGGGAAATTGATATCCACATAGCGAAATATGATGTTCAAGCATCCAAGGCGCATGCTAAAATGCTTCAAAAAGCAGGAATTATAACTGTTGAAGAATTGGTTGAATTACTAAGAGGTTTAAAAGTTTTAGAAGACCAAATAGATAATGGAACATTTGTAATTGACGAGCAGTTTGAAGACGTGCATTCCAAAATAGAATTCGAACTCACAAAATCTTTAGGCGATGTTGGAAAAAAAATTCATACGGCACGATCAAGAAACGATCAGGTTTTAGTGGCACTTCATTTATATTATAAAGAAAACTTAAGTTTAGTTAAAGAAAAAACTAAAACGCTTTTTGAAACACTTTTAAGTTTGTCAGATACGCATAAAGACAGAGTATTACCAGGTTATACCCATTTGCAAGTGGCAATGCCATCATCATTTGGATTATGGTTTTCTGCCTATGCAGAATTAATGATAGACGATGTGTATTTACTAAATGCAGCCATTAAAACGGTAGATCAAAATCCATTGGGTTCTGCAGCTGGTTACGGAAGTTCGTTTCCTATAGATAGAGCATTTACAACCAAAGAAATGGGTTTTGAAACATTAAAATATAATGTGGTTGCTGCGCAAATGGCTAGAGGAAAAAACGAACGCACAATTTCTGCAGCTTTAGGCGGATTGTGTAATACTATGTCGCGTTTTGCCATGGATGTATGTTTATATATGAGCCAAAATTTTGGATTTATTTCCTTCCCAGATGAATTGACGACAGGTAGTAGTATTATGCCACATAAAAAGAATCCAGATGTTTTTGAATTAATTCGTGGTAAGTGTAATAAAATTCAAGCTTTACAAAGTGAAATGATTTTAATAACCAACAATTTGCCAAGTGGTTATCATAGAGATTTTCAGTTGTTAAAAGAAAATATTATAGCTGCTTTTGAGGATGTAAAAGATATTTTAGACATTTTCAATTATTCCATTCAACAAATTATTGTAAAAGATATTGATATTAATGACGATAAATACAAATATCTTTTTACAGTAGATAATATTAATACACTGGTTGAAAATGGAATGAGTTTTAGAGAAGCTTACCAAAAAATTGGCGGACAAGTGCAAGATGGAACTTATGTACCTGATACCTCAAAAAAACATACACATATTGGTAGTATTCACAATTTGTGTTTAGAAGAAATAAGACTTAAATTTCCAAAATAG
- a CDS encoding M20 family metallo-hydrolase: MIQQLTNEAIELLKKLIETQSFSSEEDETAVLIETWFKNYNIEYKRTKNNVWATNKYFDNNKPTLLLNSHHDTVKPNSAYTKDPFKAIVEDGKLYGLGSNDAGGCLVSLIATFTYFYNQKDLKYNLVIVASAEEESSGPDGLNSMLAVIPKVDVAIVGEPTLMNLAVAEKGLVVFDAEVLGTPSHAAHPNDNNAIYNTIEVLKWFKDFRFKKTSEALGDVKLTVTQINAGKQHNAVPADVKLVIDVRVNDAYSNQEVADILQKKAPCDSIVPRSLRLNSSSIPLNHDLVKAGIAMGRSTYGSPTLSDQAALSCPSLKLGPGDSTRSHSADEFIYLNEIKEGIEIYIELLNRVIV, translated from the coding sequence ATGATTCAGCAACTAACAAATGAAGCTATTGAGTTACTTAAAAAACTCATTGAAACACAATCTTTTTCATCAGAAGAAGATGAAACAGCGGTGCTTATTGAAACGTGGTTTAAGAATTATAATATTGAATACAAACGAACTAAAAATAACGTTTGGGCAACCAACAAGTATTTTGATAATAACAAACCAACGCTTCTATTAAATTCGCATCACGATACTGTAAAGCCAAATTCGGCATATACAAAAGATCCGTTTAAAGCTATTGTAGAAGATGGAAAATTATATGGCTTAGGAAGCAACGATGCTGGTGGGTGTTTGGTATCTTTAATAGCTACTTTTACTTATTTCTACAATCAAAAAGATTTAAAATATAATTTGGTTATTGTAGCTTCTGCGGAAGAAGAAAGCAGCGGACCAGATGGATTAAACAGTATGCTTGCGGTGATTCCAAAAGTAGATGTCGCAATTGTTGGCGAACCCACTTTGATGAATCTGGCAGTTGCCGAAAAAGGCTTAGTAGTTTTTGATGCAGAGGTTTTAGGAACACCAAGTCATGCAGCACATCCAAACGATAATAATGCTATTTATAATACTATTGAAGTTTTAAAATGGTTTAAAGATTTTAGGTTTAAAAAGACTTCTGAAGCTTTAGGTGATGTGAAATTAACGGTTACTCAAATTAACGCAGGAAAGCAACATAATGCTGTTCCTGCAGATGTAAAGCTAGTAATAGATGTTCGTGTAAACGATGCGTATTCAAATCAAGAAGTTGCAGATATTTTACAGAAAAAAGCACCTTGCGACAGCATTGTACCACGAAGCTTAAGATTAAATTCATCATCAATTCCATTAAATCATGATTTGGTTAAAGCCGGAATTGCAATGGGAAGATCAACTTATGGGTCACCAACACTGTCAGACCAAGCTGCATTATCTTGTCCGTCTTTAAAGCTAGGACCAGGAGATAGTACACGTTCACATTCGGCAGATGAATTTATTTATTTAAACGAAATAAAAGAAGGCATTGAAATTTATATTGAATTGTTAAACCGTGTAATCGTCTAA